The DNA window CCGGCGGGATCGTCCAGCATGCCGAGATGGCAGCGCAGCTCGGTCTCCGCCGCGTCGTCAGACAGATGGCGGCTGGAATAGACATAGCCATTGCCGGTGCGCGCGGTGAGCGGGATGGACCAGGCCCAGCCTGCGCTGAGCGCCGTCGCCTGCGTCGCGATGGGCGGAGCTTCGGCGGCGGGCGTCGGCATCACGACCGCGCGGTCGTTGAACAGATTTTGCGCGAATGGCAGGTATCGCGCGCCCAAAGTCTGCTCGGCCAGCAGCGCGGCAAAGCCCGAACTGTCGATAAACAGATCGCCCTCGATCCGCCGCCCCTCCTCGCACAGCAGGGCGGCGATATCGCCATTGGCCGCGCGCTCCACATCAGCGATGCGCGCCTCGACATGGGTAACACCGCGCCCGCGCGCATGATCGCCCAGGAAGGCACCCAATTTGTGGGCGTCGAAATGATAGCCGTAGCTCGGTTCGAACGGGAAGCGCTCATCCGGATGCGGCCCTAATTTCGCATCGGCCAGCTTCGTCGGCAGGAACCAGTGATCGGGATGGGCAGGCGCTTCGATGCCGCCGCGCTTCAGGCGGCAGGCCTGCGCAAAGGCGCCCTCGGTGTGCAGATCGATCGCAGAAGGGAAGGGGTGGAAATAGCTGTCATAGCCCGCCCGCTCGGACCAGCCGGTGAAGCGGATGCCCAACTTGTAGGTGGCATCGCAGGCGGGCATCCACTCCGCCTCCGTGATGCCAAGCCGATCGAAAAATGCTTTCAGCTGCGGCGTGGACCCTTCGCCCACGCCGATGATGCCGATGGCCGGGCTCTCCACCAGCGTGATCTCGACAGGCCGCGCCGCATCATCACCCAGCCATCGCGCCGCCATCAGGCAGGCGGTCATCCAGCCCGCGCTGCCGCCGCCCAGAATGACGATGCGATGCGGAGCGGCCACGGCAGCGCTTACTTCGCCGGTGCCAGGCGTACTGCGAAACCGCCGCCGGGGGCCATCCTTAGGTCCAGCGTATCGCCGCGCTTCACCGTCTTCGTTTCGATGGCGATGCTGTGGCGCTTGTCGGTGCGGTAATCGGCGTCCGCGCCGTCGCGGTAGATGGTGGCGGTGTAGGTCTTGCCCGCGTCGAGGAAGTCGAGCGGCACGGCCACGTCGCGCGCTTCCTCATCGGTCACGCCGCCCAGATACCAGTCCGTGCCGCCGCGCTCCTTGCGCGCCATCACGGCGTAATCCGCCACCTCGCCCATCAGCGTGTGCGTTTCCTCCCAGTCGGTCGGCACCTGCTTGATGAAGGCGAATTCGCGCGGATATTTCGCGTAATTCTCCGGCAGGTCTGCAGCCATCTGGATCGGCGAATAGAGCGTGACGTAAAGGGCGAGTTGGCGCGCAATGGTGCTCGGCAGATCGCGGCCGTCGCGGCCCTTCAGGGAGAGGACGCCGGGCGTGTAATCCATCGGGCCGGACAGCATGCGGGTGAAGATCAGGCTGGGCACATGGCTCGGGATATTCCCCGGCACGCCCCAGGCCTGATATTCCATACCGCGCGCGCCCTCGCGGCTCACCCAGTTGGGGTAGGTGCGGCGAAGGCCGGTGTCCTTGATCGGCTCATGCGGGTTCACCGCGATGTGATGCTTCGCGGCGGTCTCTACCACCTTCAGATGATGACGCGCCATTTCCTGCCCGTCATGCCAGCCATAGCGGACGGGATTGCCTTCGGTCGGCAGCAGCTTCACGCCGCCCGCATCGGCGACATAGCCGGTCTTCACGCTGTCGACGCCGAGGCGCTCATACAGCGCCATCGCGTCTTCCAGCTGCGGCTCATAATTGGCGATATTGCCGCCGGTCTCGTGATGGCCGACCAGATGGACGCCCTTGCTGCGACCGTAGCGGGTCACTTCCTCGATATCGAAATCGGGATAGGCCTCGGTAAAGCTGAAGTCCGATCCGTTGCCGAACCAGTTGCCATCCCAGCCCTTGTTCCAGCCTTCGATCAGGACGCCGCGAAAGCCGTTGGCGGCGGCGAAATCGATATAATCCTTGGCGTGGCTCGTCGTCGCGCCATGGTTCGGGCCGCTGTTCCAGGTCCAGTCATTGAGGTGCATTGCCCACCAGATGCCGACATATTTATAGGGTTTCACCCAGCTGACATCGCCCAGCTTGTTGGGCTCGTTCAAATTGAGGTCGATATTGTTATCGTACAGGCCCGCCGCGTCGTCCGAAATGCGGATGGTGCGCCAGGGCGTGGTGAAGGCGCCTTCGCGAACCACCTTGGCCTGGCCGCTGCCGGGCGAAAGCTCTGCCCGGAAGCGGCGGCCGTCCATGCGGCGCAGCCACATGCCGGCATAGTCCACCAGCGCGGCCTCGTGGAAGGCGAGGTGCGTGCCGTCCTCCAGCTTGAAGGTGATCGGCGTGTGCGCGGTGCCCACGCCCTCGATCGGCGTTTCGCTGTACAGATATTCGTAGCGGTTCCAGTCGCCGCCGGGGATCCACCAGGCGGTGCCGGGCTCGGCGATGTTGAACTCGGTCAGTTCCTCCGCGATGGCGGTGGTGCCGGCATCGGGGAATTCATAGCGGAAGCCCACGCCATCGTCGAACAGGCGGAAGCGCACGGTGACGCGGCGGTCCTGATAATCGGTGTCGTGTAGCTTCAGGCTGAGCTCGTTGTGGTGATCGCGCACCATGCGGTTTTCGCCCCAGGGCTGCTCCCAGCTCGTGTCCGCGCTGTCCGTCGAGACCTCTTCCAGCTCCAGAAAGCGGGAGAGCGGCGGGGCGTTGTCCATCAGGAAACCGAGGCGCGAATAATCGACCAAGCGCACGCCGTCCCTGGCAATGGCATAGCTGAAATGGCCTTCGCCATCGCGGTCAATGCTGACGGTGATGTGGCCGTCCGGCGAGCTAGCGGACGCCACCTCTTCGGCGAGCGCGGGGCTGGCGAGGGCGATGGCGATGATCGGGGCGAGGGTGGTCAGGATGCGCATGGGGTCAGCTCTCCAACTGGGCGATGAGGGCGGCATAGGGGGCGAGGTTCGGTTCATGGGCGCCGGTTTCGGCAATGATGCGCGCGCCCTCGGGCAGCGCGAAAGCGGCCGTTTCCGCGGCGAGGTTGAAGACGCACAGCAGGTGCTGGCCGTCCTGGCGACGTTCGAAGAGCAGGACCGATCCGTCGGCGCGGCAATCGTGCAGCGTGCCTTCGCGAAGCGCCGGATTGGCCTTGCGCAAAGCGATCATGCGCTTCGTCCAGTTTAGGATAGATTCCGGATCGCCCGCCTGCCGGTCTACGGCGAGGGCGGCATGGTCCGGGCCGGTCGGGAGCCACGGCTCGCCGGTGGAGGCGAGGGCGGCATGGTCCGGGCCGGTCGGGAGCCACGGCTCGCCGGTGGAAAAGCCCAGGCCGTTATGCGTCGCCTGCCAGGGTATCGGCGTGCGCACCCCGTCGCGTGAGAGGGTGAGCGGCCAGTTGGCGATGGCCTCGGGGTCCTGCAGCTTGTCGAACGGGATATCGACCTGCGTTAGGCCCAGTTCCTCGCCCTGAAACAGGATGGAATTGCCACGCAGCGACAGCAGCAGCATCGCCTTCATCCGCAGGAACGCCTCGCGATGCTGCGGATCGGCCCAGCGGGACACGGCGCGCGGGGCATCGTGATTTTCGAACGCCCAGCTCGGCCAGCCCTCGCCGTCCCCGCCCGGCCAACCGGCCAGTGCCTTGCAGACGGTCTGCGGCGTCAGCTTGTCGGCGTAGAGGAAATCGAAGCCATAGGCGCTGTTAAGGCGCTTATCGTCGGCCGTGAACTCCTTCATCTGCGTGTCGGCGAAATCGCCGCCGACCTCGGCAAGGGTGAAGGTGGCGCCGAATTCGTCCGCCACGCCGCGCACGCGCTCAAGGAACAACGCGATGCCTTCATGGCCCTGATTATACTGCTTCAGCTGGAAGTCGTAGGGCCGGGTGCGGGGTTTGCCGTCCTCCGGCATCGGCGGATTGTTGCGTAGCTGGAGGTCGTGCATCGTATAGTTCAGCGCATCGATGCGGAAGCCGTCGACGCCGCGCGCGAACCAGAAGCGCGCCACCTCCAGAATGGCGGCCTGCACATCGGGGTTGTGCAGGTTGAGGTCCGGTTGCTCGGCCAGAAAATTGTGCAGATAATATTGCCCGCGCCGCGCGTCCCAGGTCCAGGCCGGGCCGCCGAAGACGGATTGCCAGTTGTTGGGCGGGCTGCCGTCGGGCTTGGGATCGTGCCAGACATACCAGTCGGCGCGGGCATTATCGCGGCTCTGGCGGCTTTCCTCGAACCAGGGATGCTGGTTGGACGAGTGCGACCAGACCTGATCGATCATGACCTTGAGGCCCAGCGCATGGGCGCGCTCCACCAGCGCATCGAAATCGTCGAGCGAGCCGAAGATCGGATCGACGCCGCGGAAATCGGAGATGTCATAGCCGAAATCGCGCATCGGCGAGGTGAAGAACGGCGAAACCCAGATCGCGTCGGCGCCAAGATCGGCGACATGGTCCAGATGGCGGGTGATGCCGTTGAGATCGCCGATCCCGTCCCCGTTCGAATCGGCAAAGCTGCGCGGATATATCTGGTAGATCACCGCGCCGCGCCACCAGTCGGCGCGCTCGGCTTCGGTCTGCGGCTGCTGCTTCAGGCTCGCGATGCTGCTCATTTCGTGGGCATTCCCTTGCAGATGGCATAGCCGAAGGCGGGCAGTTCGATGGCGACGCTTCCCGGCGCGGTCGGCGCGGCGGGACAGCTTCCTGCCAGCGGCATGAAGCCGGTGGTGCTCGTCTCGACGACGATGTTGCGCGTGATCGGCTGGTCGCTGGTGTTGAAGGCGATGAGATATTCCGCGCCCGTTTCCGGATCGAAGCGGGAGACGGCGAACAGCCCCGGCTCCTGCTCA is part of the Novosphingopyxis iocasae genome and encodes:
- a CDS encoding tryptophan halogenase family protein, with the protein product MAAPHRIVILGGGSAGWMTACLMAARWLGDDAARPVEITLVESPAIGIIGVGEGSTPQLKAFFDRLGITEAEWMPACDATYKLGIRFTGWSERAGYDSYFHPFPSAIDLHTEGAFAQACRLKRGGIEAPAHPDHWFLPTKLADAKLGPHPDERFPFEPSYGYHFDAHKLGAFLGDHARGRGVTHVEARIADVERAANGDIAALLCEEGRRIEGDLFIDSSGFAALLAEQTLGARYLPFAQNLFNDRAVVMPTPAAEAPPIATQATALSAGWAWSIPLTARTGNGYVYSSRHLSDDAAETELRCHLGMLDDPAGARFLKMKVGRLEDSWTANCLAVGLAQGFIEPLEATALHVVIATGEEFISAYEAGGFAAQHRAQFNARIARRYEGIRDYIVAHYRLNRRSGDYWREAARLDHLSDHLKAMMTAWFTGQDVNETIARLDIAGFYASTSWHCLFAGYGTFPDDAKLRAPTPAERIDAAKATDFHARCALNFAPHAEQLAALRVPPAPL
- a CDS encoding glycoside hydrolase family 97 protein — its product is MRILTTLAPIIAIALASPALAEEVASASSPDGHITVSIDRDGEGHFSYAIARDGVRLVDYSRLGFLMDNAPPLSRFLELEEVSTDSADTSWEQPWGENRMVRDHHNELSLKLHDTDYQDRRVTVRFRLFDDGVGFRYEFPDAGTTAIAEELTEFNIAEPGTAWWIPGGDWNRYEYLYSETPIEGVGTAHTPITFKLEDGTHLAFHEAALVDYAGMWLRRMDGRRFRAELSPGSGQAKVVREGAFTTPWRTIRISDDAAGLYDNNIDLNLNEPNKLGDVSWVKPYKYVGIWWAMHLNDWTWNSGPNHGATTSHAKDYIDFAAANGFRGVLIEGWNKGWDGNWFGNGSDFSFTEAYPDFDIEEVTRYGRSKGVHLVGHHETGGNIANYEPQLEDAMALYERLGVDSVKTGYVADAGGVKLLPTEGNPVRYGWHDGQEMARHHLKVVETAAKHHIAVNPHEPIKDTGLRRTYPNWVSREGARGMEYQAWGVPGNIPSHVPSLIFTRMLSGPMDYTPGVLSLKGRDGRDLPSTIARQLALYVTLYSPIQMAADLPENYAKYPREFAFIKQVPTDWEETHTLMGEVADYAVMARKERGGTDWYLGGVTDEEARDVAVPLDFLDAGKTYTATIYRDGADADYRTDKRHSIAIETKTVKRGDTLDLRMAPGGGFAVRLAPAK
- a CDS encoding alpha-amylase family glycosyl hydrolase, translated to MSSIASLKQQPQTEAERADWWRGAVIYQIYPRSFADSNGDGIGDLNGITRHLDHVADLGADAIWVSPFFTSPMRDFGYDISDFRGVDPIFGSLDDFDALVERAHALGLKVMIDQVWSHSSNQHPWFEESRQSRDNARADWYVWHDPKPDGSPPNNWQSVFGGPAWTWDARRGQYYLHNFLAEQPDLNLHNPDVQAAILEVARFWFARGVDGFRIDALNYTMHDLQLRNNPPMPEDGKPRTRPYDFQLKQYNQGHEGIALFLERVRGVADEFGATFTLAEVGGDFADTQMKEFTADDKRLNSAYGFDFLYADKLTPQTVCKALAGWPGGDGEGWPSWAFENHDAPRAVSRWADPQHREAFLRMKAMLLLSLRGNSILFQGEELGLTQVDIPFDKLQDPEAIANWPLTLSRDGVRTPIPWQATHNGLGFSTGEPWLPTGPDHAALASTGEPWLPTGPDHAALAVDRQAGDPESILNWTKRMIALRKANPALREGTLHDCRADGSVLLFERRQDGQHLLCVFNLAAETAAFALPEGARIIAETGAHEPNLAPYAALIAQLES